From one Flavobacterium sp. N502536 genomic stretch:
- a CDS encoding helix-turn-helix domain-containing protein: MTESTINDKTELHWSIGVLLLVVIIAVFFGFYQYRIKKRQPSQFEKGIHKSINNEIQVRSVKSGIENIGINEELVVQILEKLTHFEKTKGYLFSGVTVQSLSSTFETNSKYVSKVVNTYKEKTFVQYINDLRIEYALQSLKEDSKLQKYTIQALAVEFGFNNAESFSTAFYKKTGIKPVYFIKQLEIPKDV, from the coding sequence TTGACAGAATCAACTATAAATGATAAAACCGAATTGCATTGGAGTATTGGGGTATTGCTTTTAGTCGTAATTATTGCCGTATTTTTTGGGTTTTATCAGTATCGAATCAAAAAGAGACAGCCATCTCAGTTTGAAAAAGGAATACACAAATCAATAAATAATGAAATACAAGTCAGAAGTGTTAAATCCGGGATCGAAAATATTGGTATTAACGAAGAGTTAGTTGTACAGATATTAGAGAAGTTAACTCACTTTGAAAAAACGAAAGGGTACTTATTCTCAGGCGTTACGGTTCAGTCACTGTCAAGTACTTTTGAAACCAATAGTAAATATGTTTCTAAGGTGGTCAATACTTATAAAGAAAAAACATTTGTACAGTATATTAATGATTTAAGAATTGAGTATGCTTTACAGTCATTAAAAGAAGATTCAAAATTACAGAAGTACACCATTCAGGCGCTGGCTGTCGAGTTTGGTTTTAATAATGCGGAATCGTTTTCAACCGCTTTTTATAAAAAGACTGGTATTAAACCTGTTTATTTTATTAAACAACTCGAAATACCAAAAGATGTTTAA